In one Zobellia galactanivorans genomic region, the following are encoded:
- a CDS encoding LETM1-related biofilm-associated protein, with product MNPSASGWINKFGSLVEDHKELYSDFDALYFSLKQTGFVYGINIEIPSFIDAEHQLSDDEKAKINLLNALYGTFVLEQTKTDKDFDTFLKYVFDFYTDLKANHISFFNKILTGSKTSAQLEKLIDSRVSLEDNLISKTFNRIITNSLLFIDVLLFKRYLNHPEDIRQHAQLIEYLAINITYHALSSKEMNKSDERLAQLFASSLTFIKSDVQNFDGSYREKLLNNNSVLENRYFLDVGCLTVWEDKSLEYQESEFIFGLGKDLGFKPDEIAKALDEIKVFFSKNSKTIPFLKDTNLALQFYESMSKMVNKLILRNSKRLQKELAESKELVFLLSKSTVRDLSEEEKKKVQNQLIDIFKSIPSLAIFILPGGAVLLPIFIKLIPKLLPSSFDENRVEK from the coding sequence ATGAACCCCTCGGCTTCCGGTTGGATCAATAAATTCGGCTCCCTTGTAGAGGACCATAAGGAACTGTATTCCGATTTTGACGCATTATATTTTAGCTTAAAGCAAACGGGATTTGTATACGGTATAAACATTGAGATTCCCTCCTTCATTGATGCGGAACACCAGCTTTCCGACGATGAAAAGGCCAAAATCAACCTATTGAACGCCCTTTACGGCACTTTCGTTCTAGAGCAGACGAAAACCGACAAGGATTTCGATACCTTTCTAAAATATGTCTTTGATTTTTATACGGATTTAAAGGCCAACCATATTTCCTTCTTCAACAAGATCCTAACGGGCTCAAAGACTTCCGCCCAGCTGGAAAAACTAATCGACTCTAGGGTCTCTTTGGAGGATAACCTAATCAGCAAGACCTTCAACAGGATCATCACCAATTCCTTGTTGTTTATCGATGTACTGCTCTTCAAACGATACCTCAATCACCCGGAAGACATACGCCAACACGCCCAACTGATCGAATACCTCGCCATAAACATTACCTATCACGCGCTGAGCTCAAAGGAAATGAACAAAAGCGACGAACGCCTCGCCCAACTTTTTGCATCTTCCCTCACCTTTATCAAGAGCGACGTTCAAAATTTTGACGGCAGCTATCGCGAAAAACTCCTGAACAACAACTCGGTTTTGGAAAACAGGTATTTTTTAGATGTAGGATGCTTGACCGTATGGGAAGACAAATCACTGGAATACCAAGAATCGGAATTCATTTTCGGCCTTGGAAAAGATCTTGGTTTTAAACCCGACGAAATAGCAAAAGCCCTTGACGAAATCAAGGTCTTTTTTAGCAAAAACTCTAAAACCATCCCCTTTCTCAAAGACACGAATTTAGCGCTTCAGTTTTATGAAAGCATGTCAAAAATGGTCAACAAGCTTATTTTACGAAATAGCAAACGACTACAAAAGGAATTGGCCGAAAGCAAGGAATTGGTATTCCTACTTTCTAAATCTACAGTGAGGGACCTTAGTGAAGAAGAGAAGAAAAAAGTTCAAAACCAACTTATCGACATCTTCAAAAGCATTCCTTCCTTGGCTATTTTTATCCTCCCGGGCGGGGCCGTTTTATTACCGATTTTCATAAAATTGATTCCGAAGTTACTCCCTTCTTCCTTTGATGAAAATCGGGTGGAAAAATAG
- a CDS encoding LytR/AlgR family response regulator transcription factor: MRTIVIEDEKPAARRLSRLLSELDVEVSEMLHSVEEAVEWFLNNPHPDLIFLDIQLSDGLSFEIFDAVEVKSAIIFTTAYDEYALQAFKLNSIDYLLKPIDDEELEVAVKKYRSFKPEVRPMTLNFDDIKSLLVNPLEREYKKRFTARVGQHLKIINADEVEGFYSENKGTYAATSDGRNYLLDTTLENLENELEPKTFFRVSRKFYININHIKDIVSYTNSRLKIKLNHYNGEEIIVSRERVRDFKLWLE; the protein is encoded by the coding sequence ATGAGGACTATTGTTATTGAAGATGAAAAGCCTGCAGCAAGGCGATTATCCCGTTTATTGTCCGAATTAGATGTGGAAGTGTCGGAAATGTTGCATTCTGTGGAAGAAGCTGTAGAGTGGTTTTTAAACAATCCGCATCCGGATCTCATTTTCTTGGACATTCAGCTTTCGGATGGGCTTTCGTTTGAGATTTTTGATGCCGTGGAGGTGAAGAGTGCTATCATATTCACTACGGCTTACGATGAATACGCTTTGCAGGCCTTTAAGCTGAATAGTATCGATTATTTGTTAAAGCCTATCGATGATGAGGAATTGGAGGTAGCCGTAAAAAAATACAGGTCTTTTAAGCCGGAGGTACGGCCTATGACGCTCAATTTTGATGATATAAAAAGTCTTTTGGTGAACCCGTTGGAGCGTGAATACAAAAAGAGATTTACGGCAAGGGTGGGGCAGCACCTTAAAATTATAAATGCAGACGAAGTCGAGGGTTTTTACAGTGAAAACAAAGGAACTTATGCCGCTACTTCAGATGGTAGAAACTACCTTTTGGATACCACTTTGGAAAATTTGGAAAACGAGTTGGAGCCCAAAACTTTCTTTCGGGTGAGCCGGAAATTTTACATCAATATTAATCATATAAAAGACATCGTTTCATACACCAATTCGCGTCTTAAAATCAAATTAAATCACTATAATGGGGAGGAAATTATAGTGAGCCGGGAGCGCGTTCGAGACTTTAAGTTATGGTTGGAGTAA
- a CDS encoding 2TM domain-containing protein, with protein MEPSSLGRRSKQVRAKKRIEQLKGFYIHLAVFVIVNIMVITGAVVGNMGNGESFVEAFFNFGTFSTFFFWGIGVVFHGAKVFSYNPFFSKAWEERQIQKYMDADKNEMKKYL; from the coding sequence ATGGAACCATCATCATTAGGTAGAAGAAGTAAGCAGGTCAGGGCTAAAAAGAGAATAGAACAGCTAAAAGGGTTTTATATTCATTTGGCAGTTTTTGTAATCGTAAACATTATGGTTATAACGGGCGCTGTTGTAGGGAATATGGGCAATGGTGAAAGTTTTGTGGAAGCATTCTTTAATTTTGGAACCTTCTCTACTTTTTTCTTTTGGGGAATAGGGGTGGTTTTTCATGGGGCTAAGGTGTTTTCGTATAATCCTTTCTTTAGTAAGGCTTGGGAGGAACGTCAAATTCAAAAGTATATGGATGCTGATAAAAACGAAATGAAAAAGTATTTGTAG
- a CDS encoding 2TM domain-containing protein: MERESKYIRAKERVEREKKFYNGLISYVVTISFLAAINYYTNGFAYAWFLWAAFGWGIGIVIGAVKTFGGNPFFGRDWEERKIKQFMQEDEQGGKWQ, encoded by the coding sequence ATGGAAAGGGAAAGTAAGTATATCAGGGCAAAGGAAAGAGTGGAGCGAGAGAAAAAATTCTATAACGGGTTGATTTCTTACGTGGTGACCATAAGTTTTTTGGCGGCTATAAATTACTATACCAATGGCTTTGCGTACGCTTGGTTTCTTTGGGCCGCATTCGGTTGGGGAATAGGTATCGTTATTGGTGCGGTAAAGACCTTTGGCGGCAATCCGTTTTTCGGGCGTGATTGGGAGGAACGAAAGATAAAGCAATTCATGCAAGAGGACGAGCAAGGAGGAAAGTGGCAATAG
- a CDS encoding 2TM domain-containing protein, whose protein sequence is MEGNRILKELFRGFIIGNIIFFGFSAYYYFTDEQRFDMIFQDMWREYFTNLVFSIVLYVVNMYWFYFLLKKFERNIYTVKRMSIGVLGNVAISCFGVFVATVIVRVTLYDKSVQEALLHHSIDNYQRSTAIALAVALVFYAIYYYRYRQENKVKEQKIIANTASAKFDALKNQLDPHFLFNSLNVLSSLIEEDPYQAQKFTSSLSKVYRYVLEQKSKDLVLVDEELQFAKTYVRLLKMRFEDSIVFDIPEAALNPESKIVPLSLQLLLENAVKHNVVTTGKPLHLRVFEQDGELVVVNNLQEKQVVKKSSGVGLHNIRERYALLTDRRVQIDKTATEFRVSLPILLKQISSMEIQQEYINDKRYEKAKKRVEAIKGFYGNLLAYCIVVPFLAFLNYRTTSFPWVIFPILGWGFGIAMHAMEAFGTNPLWGRRWEEKKMREYMDDDNF, encoded by the coding sequence ATGGAAGGTAACAGGATTTTAAAGGAGCTTTTTCGGGGTTTTATTATTGGGAACATCATCTTCTTTGGGTTTAGCGCGTATTACTATTTTACCGATGAACAAAGGTTTGATATGATCTTTCAGGACATGTGGAGGGAGTATTTTACCAATCTCGTGTTTTCGATAGTCTTGTACGTTGTAAATATGTATTGGTTTTATTTTCTGTTGAAAAAGTTCGAAAGAAATATATATACCGTCAAACGCATGTCTATTGGTGTGCTGGGTAATGTGGCAATCTCGTGTTTTGGGGTTTTTGTGGCTACTGTTATCGTTAGGGTAACGCTTTATGATAAATCTGTTCAAGAGGCCTTATTGCATCATTCCATAGATAATTACCAGCGCTCCACTGCAATTGCTTTAGCAGTGGCTTTAGTGTTCTATGCAATCTATTATTACCGTTATAGGCAAGAGAATAAAGTTAAGGAGCAAAAAATAATAGCCAATACGGCATCGGCAAAATTCGATGCTTTAAAGAATCAGTTAGACCCCCATTTTCTGTTCAATAGCTTAAATGTATTGTCCAGTCTTATAGAAGAGGACCCCTATCAGGCGCAAAAGTTTACTTCTTCCCTGTCAAAGGTTTATCGGTATGTACTTGAACAAAAAAGTAAAGACTTGGTACTTGTAGATGAGGAGCTTCAATTTGCAAAAACCTATGTTCGACTTTTAAAAATGCGGTTTGAAGATAGTATCGTTTTTGATATCCCTGAAGCGGCTTTGAACCCTGAATCGAAGATTGTTCCGCTCTCGCTCCAGTTGCTTTTGGAAAATGCGGTAAAGCACAATGTGGTGACCACCGGTAAGCCTCTGCACTTAAGGGTTTTTGAACAGGATGGGGAACTTGTTGTGGTGAATAACCTTCAGGAAAAGCAGGTCGTGAAGAAAAGTAGTGGTGTAGGTTTGCATAATATTCGCGAGAGATATGCGCTTCTGACCGATAGAAGGGTTCAAATCGATAAGACCGCTACCGAGTTCAGGGTGAGCCTACCTATTCTTTTAAAACAAATTTCAAGCATGGAAATACAGCAAGAGTATATTAATGATAAGCGCTACGAAAAAGCTAAAAAACGTGTGGAGGCGATAAAAGGCTTTTATGGGAACCTTTTAGCATATTGTATTGTGGTGCCTTTCTTGGCTTTTTTAAATTATAGGACCACGAGTTTTCCATGGGTGATATTTCCTATTTTGGGTTGGGGCTTTGGTATAGCCATGCACGCCATGGAGGCCTTTGGGACCAATCCACTCTGGGGTAGGCGATGGGAGGAGAAAAAGATGCGGGAGTATATGGACGATGATAATTTTTAA
- a CDS encoding Lrp/AsnC family transcriptional regulator, producing the protein MENLDQIDLELLKQLQKNSNITTKELAAMVNLSPTPVYERVRKLEKEGYIKKYMALLDEEKLGRGLIVFCDITLKQHTKEIGNKFVRDIRSIKEVMECYNISGDYDFKLKVLVRDMKDYQDFVINTLGAVENIGSAHSTFVIGTIKQEYGVPF; encoded by the coding sequence ATGGAAAATTTGGATCAGATCGATTTAGAATTGTTAAAACAGCTTCAGAAAAACTCGAATATTACTACAAAAGAGTTGGCCGCCATGGTGAATTTGTCACCAACACCTGTTTATGAGCGGGTGCGAAAACTGGAAAAAGAAGGTTATATTAAAAAGTATATGGCATTGCTCGATGAGGAAAAACTAGGACGGGGACTCATTGTTTTTTGTGATATTACCTTAAAACAGCATACCAAGGAAATTGGTAATAAGTTCGTACGGGATATCCGTTCCATAAAGGAGGTAATGGAATGTTATAACATTTCGGGCGATTATGACTTCAAGCTCAAGGTGCTGGTCAGGGATATGAAAGATTATCAGGACTTTGTGATCAATACGCTTGGTGCGGTCGAGAATATCGGTAGTGCCCATAGCACATTTGTTATCGGTACCATCAAACAAGAGTACGGTGTTCCGTTTTAG
- the metE gene encoding 5-methyltetrahydropteroyltriglutamate--homocysteine S-methyltransferase has product MKTTNLGYPRIGRKRELKKALEQYWSGNTTIDPLLDTAKTIRKENWLLQKEQGIDLIPSNDFSLYDQVLDLTTTLGCIPERYEALVNTPSFSSYDLYFAMARGIQKDGIDITAMEMTKWFDTNYHYIVPEFTKDQVFKVSADKIINEYKEALSLDIKTKPVLIGPVSFLLLGKEKEGGFHRIDLLERLLPAYENILQQLSDVDAEYVQFDEPYLALNLTEKEQRAIHQTYANFVSKFPDLKITVANYFDCFGANIDTALALPVHTLHLDLVRCPLQLDDILESNKLNSYTHLSLGVVDGRNIWKNNFEESLKLIQKAVDHLGSDRILIAPSCSLLHSPCDLDLETKEENLSAEIKQWLAFAKQKLGEVATLKALANKENLSDSLEKLRKNSEVHAYKKTAGLIHNQKVKQRVSSLTPKDDQRKSPFPVRQKIQKEALGLPLFPTTTIGSFPQTKEVRSWRANFKKGNLSAEEYNTLLEKETQETIEFQERTGLDVLVHGEFERNDMVEYFGEQLDGFAFTSFGWVQSYGSRCVKPPIIYGDVSREAPMTVKWSAFAQSLTEKPVKGMLTGPVTILQWSFVRNDQPRSETCTQIALAIRDEVVDLEKAGLKVIQIDEPAIREGLPLRKEDWNTYLDWAIKAFRISASGVKDETQIHTHMCYSEFNDIISNIADMDADVITIECSRSQMELLDVFATFKYPNEIGPGVYDIHSPRVPERAEMVALIEKAAKQIPTEQLWINPDCGLKTRHWPETREALIEMVAAARECREKNMVLA; this is encoded by the coding sequence ATGAAAACTACCAACCTCGGTTACCCCAGAATTGGACGTAAAAGAGAATTAAAAAAAGCCTTAGAGCAATATTGGTCGGGAAACACCACCATAGACCCCCTATTGGATACCGCTAAAACTATCAGAAAGGAGAATTGGCTGCTACAGAAGGAACAAGGCATAGACCTGATCCCGAGCAATGACTTTTCGCTTTACGACCAGGTATTGGACCTCACCACCACCTTGGGATGTATTCCCGAACGTTACGAAGCCTTGGTCAACACCCCTTCTTTCTCTAGCTACGACCTCTATTTCGCTATGGCGCGGGGAATTCAAAAAGACGGTATTGACATTACCGCCATGGAAATGACCAAATGGTTCGATACCAACTACCACTACATTGTACCCGAATTCACCAAGGATCAAGTTTTCAAGGTATCTGCTGACAAAATCATCAATGAATACAAAGAAGCCTTATCCTTAGACATCAAAACGAAACCCGTATTGATAGGCCCTGTTTCCTTTCTATTGTTAGGAAAAGAAAAGGAGGGCGGCTTCCACCGAATAGATTTACTAGAGCGCCTATTACCGGCCTACGAGAACATACTTCAGCAATTATCGGATGTTGATGCAGAATACGTTCAATTTGACGAGCCTTATCTAGCGCTTAATCTTACGGAAAAAGAACAAAGGGCCATACACCAAACGTATGCCAATTTCGTATCGAAATTCCCTGATCTAAAAATAACCGTAGCTAATTATTTTGATTGTTTTGGAGCGAATATCGACACTGCATTAGCCCTACCCGTACACACCTTACACCTAGACCTTGTACGCTGCCCGCTCCAACTCGACGATATTCTAGAGTCAAATAAACTAAATAGTTACACCCATTTATCCCTAGGAGTAGTCGATGGTCGTAATATTTGGAAAAACAACTTTGAAGAATCGTTAAAACTGATTCAAAAAGCGGTTGACCATCTGGGAAGCGATCGTATACTCATCGCTCCTTCATGCTCGTTGTTGCATTCACCTTGCGACCTAGACCTAGAGACCAAGGAAGAAAATCTAAGCGCGGAAATCAAACAATGGCTGGCCTTCGCCAAGCAAAAATTAGGGGAAGTCGCCACACTTAAAGCCTTGGCCAATAAGGAGAACCTTTCCGATAGCCTTGAAAAACTCCGAAAAAACAGCGAGGTACATGCCTACAAAAAAACGGCAGGCCTTATCCACAATCAAAAAGTAAAGCAAAGGGTAAGTTCCCTAACCCCGAAAGACGACCAAAGGAAAAGCCCTTTCCCGGTTCGACAAAAAATTCAAAAAGAAGCCTTAGGCCTTCCGCTCTTCCCTACGACCACCATCGGTTCTTTTCCCCAAACCAAAGAAGTGCGTAGCTGGAGGGCGAATTTCAAAAAAGGGAACCTATCTGCCGAAGAATACAATACCCTTCTTGAAAAAGAAACCCAAGAGACCATTGAATTCCAAGAACGTACAGGCCTTGATGTACTTGTGCACGGAGAGTTCGAAAGAAACGACATGGTTGAGTATTTTGGAGAGCAATTAGACGGTTTTGCCTTTACCAGCTTTGGCTGGGTACAGAGTTATGGCAGCAGATGTGTCAAGCCTCCCATCATTTACGGCGATGTATCCCGGGAAGCCCCTATGACCGTTAAATGGTCGGCTTTTGCCCAATCATTGACCGAAAAACCCGTAAAAGGAATGTTGACCGGCCCCGTTACCATCTTACAATGGTCCTTTGTCCGTAACGACCAACCACGTTCTGAAACCTGTACACAGATCGCCTTGGCCATACGGGACGAAGTAGTAGACTTGGAAAAGGCCGGCTTGAAAGTGATACAAATCGATGAGCCTGCTATCCGTGAAGGACTTCCGTTGCGAAAAGAAGATTGGAACACCTATTTGGATTGGGCCATTAAAGCCTTTAGGATTTCCGCCAGCGGGGTCAAGGACGAAACACAGATACACACCCACATGTGTTACTCCGAGTTCAACGATATCATCTCGAATATAGCCGATATGGATGCCGATGTGATCACCATTGAGTGTTCAAGGTCTCAAATGGAGCTATTAGACGTTTTCGCGACCTTTAAATACCCGAACGAGATCGGACCTGGCGTATACGACATCCACTCGCCCCGGGTTCCAGAACGCGCCGAAATGGTGGCCTTGATAGAAAAAGCCGCCAAGCAGATTCCAACGGAACAACTTTGGATCAACCCCGATTGTGGATTAAAAACAAGGCACTGGCCAGAAACCAGGGAGGCCCTGATAGAAATGGTGGCCGCAGCCAGGGAGTGCCGAGAGAAAAATATGGTCTTGGCATAA
- a CDS encoding NAD(P)/FAD-dependent oxidoreductase produces MVRRIQLRVSLKEESQPNILLKKTAKYLSEDEKNITIKVLRKSIDARKPSIYFNYKMEVYINEKPSKTPDYEFKYLDVSKAKEVHIIGFGPAGMWAALRCLELGYKPVVLERGNNVQDRRRDLKAINQDHRVNEDSNYCFGEGGAGTYSDGKLYTRSLKRGDVRRIFESLVHHGATDQILIDAHPHIGTNKLPKIVQNIRETIIEHGGEVHFNTRLTNFTVKDNKIKSLQLQNGNEMKVNRVILATGHSARDIYYLLNDKKISLKAKSFAMGVRVEHPQQIIDSIQYHCSGERNELLPAAAYSLVEQVKNRGVYSFCMCPGGFIVPAATAPGEVVVNGMSPSKRNNKFANSGIVVEINADEDLYKYEHFGVLKGLEYQKDLERLAFTAGGRTQTAPAQRLTDFVEGKLSADLNPTSYQPGLNSAPLHSLLPKLIGGRLRQGFKAFGDKMKGYYTNEANIVGVESRTSSPVNIPRNEKLEHPEIEGLFPCGEGGGYAGGIVSAAMDGERCAEAATAGL; encoded by the coding sequence ATGGTCAGAAGAATTCAGTTACGGGTATCGCTAAAAGAGGAAAGCCAGCCCAACATCCTCTTAAAAAAAACCGCCAAGTATTTGAGCGAAGATGAGAAGAACATCACCATTAAAGTGCTGCGAAAATCCATCGACGCCCGAAAACCGTCTATTTACTTCAATTACAAGATGGAGGTCTACATTAACGAGAAACCTTCAAAAACGCCCGACTACGAATTCAAGTACCTAGACGTTTCCAAGGCCAAAGAAGTGCATATCATAGGCTTCGGCCCAGCAGGTATGTGGGCCGCACTGCGTTGCTTGGAGCTAGGATACAAACCTGTTGTTCTCGAACGCGGAAACAACGTTCAAGACCGACGGCGAGACCTAAAGGCGATTAACCAAGACCATAGGGTAAACGAAGATTCCAACTATTGTTTTGGCGAAGGTGGTGCCGGCACCTATTCCGATGGCAAGCTATACACCCGAAGCCTGAAGAGAGGTGACGTACGCCGAATTTTTGAAAGCTTGGTACACCACGGGGCCACCGACCAAATTTTAATCGATGCGCATCCGCATATCGGCACCAATAAGCTCCCTAAAATCGTACAGAATATTCGAGAAACCATAATCGAACATGGCGGCGAGGTACATTTCAACACCCGACTGACCAATTTTACCGTAAAGGACAATAAGATCAAAAGCCTTCAACTGCAAAATGGCAATGAAATGAAGGTAAACCGGGTGATTCTGGCCACAGGGCACTCGGCCCGTGACATCTATTATTTGTTGAACGACAAAAAAATCAGCCTTAAGGCCAAATCTTTCGCCATGGGCGTTCGCGTAGAGCATCCACAGCAAATCATCGATTCCATTCAATACCATTGTTCCGGAGAGCGCAACGAACTGCTTCCCGCAGCGGCCTATAGCTTGGTAGAACAAGTGAAGAACCGCGGAGTGTATTCTTTCTGTATGTGTCCCGGCGGATTTATCGTTCCAGCGGCAACCGCCCCGGGGGAAGTCGTCGTAAACGGCATGTCTCCCTCCAAACGAAACAACAAATTTGCCAATTCGGGTATTGTAGTTGAAATCAATGCCGATGAAGATCTTTACAAATATGAACATTTTGGGGTTTTAAAAGGATTGGAATACCAGAAGGATTTAGAGCGATTGGCTTTTACCGCAGGCGGAAGGACGCAAACCGCACCCGCCCAGCGTTTGACCGATTTTGTGGAAGGGAAGCTATCGGCAGACCTCAACCCTACCTCCTACCAACCCGGATTGAATTCCGCCCCCCTCCACTCCTTACTGCCCAAGCTTATCGGCGGAAGGCTTCGACAAGGTTTTAAGGCCTTTGGGGACAAAATGAAGGGATATTATACGAACGAGGCCAATATCGTAGGGGTGGAGTCGCGCACTTCGTCACCTGTAAACATTCCCAGAAATGAAAAATTGGAGCATCCTGAGATCGAAGGCCTATTTCCCTGTGGTGAGGGCGGCGGTTATGCAGGAGGCATCGTTTCGGCCGCAATGGACGGAGAGCGCTGTGCGGAAGCCGCCACGGCAGGTCTATAA